From a single Raphanus sativus cultivar WK10039 chromosome 3, ASM80110v3, whole genome shotgun sequence genomic region:
- the LOC130509100 gene encoding uncharacterized protein LOC130509100, giving the protein MFQSQINRERKRKVNMTRSNAEDGAVSTAVAEPPLNNEMMFHRSMSTSSCLFTEDEDMTRTVLSEFKAKESEIERRKMEIRERVQAQLDRVEEETRRLATIREELESLADPTRKEVLMIRKKIDSVYKELRPLSYSVQKKQREYKEAVDAFNEKNLEKVQLITKLMELAGESENLRLKKLEDLSKSI; this is encoded by the exons ATGTTCCAAAGCCAAATcaacagagaaagaaagagaaaggtGAATATGACTCGGTCTAACGCCGAAGACGGAGCAGTATCCACCGCAGTGGCAGAGCCTCCTCTGAACAACGAAATGATGTTTCATAGGAGCATGAGCACGAGCAGCTGTTTGTTCACGGAAGACGAGGATATGACTCGTACAGTGCTTTCAGAATTTAAAGCTAAAGAGAGTGAGATCGAGAGGAGAAAGATGGAGATTCGTGAACGGGTCCAGGCTCAACTAGATAGGGTTGAAGAAGAAACCCGACGCCTCGCCACAATACGCGAG GAGCTTGAATCTCTTGCCGATCCCACGAGGAAGGAAGTTTTGATGATTCGTAAGAAGATTGATAGCGTTTACAAAGAGCTCAGACCATTAAGCTACTCTGTTCAAAAGAAG CAAAGGGAATACAAAGAAGCAGTTGATGCATTCAACGAGAAGAATTTGGAGAAAGTTCAGCTGATCACCAAACTCATGGAG TTGGCTGGAGAAAGCGAGAATCTGAGGTTGAAGAAGCTTGAAGACTTGAGCAAGAGCATTTAG